The DNA segment TCCTAATAAAAGATATATATGGAGACGTTTATAAAAAGAAAAACTTACATCCTGTAAACCTATCTAGAAGCATGGAAGACTCCATAACCATTACTGAAGCCTTAATGCCCTGGACCGTATCGGGTGTCTTTATGGCTACAACATTAGGTGTAGGCAACTTTGAATTTTTGCCATGGGCTATATTTAACTTAGGCGGAGTTGTCTTTTCCGCTTTGTATGGATTCCTGGCCCCGTACACTGGAGGATTCGGAATTAGAAAACTGAATGAGGATAAACCATTAGAAGACTCAGAAGCTTCTTCAAAAAAAGTCATATAAAAAAAGTGAGTCACACATACAACAATTAAGGATCCTATAACTGAGCATGCCCGCTTATAGGATCCTTTGTGTTGGAACCGAAATCATAAAAGACTGCAATAAAGTTCCTGATGGTTTATCAAGTTGTACATATACGTTCTCTGGATTGTCAACACAAAGCTAGACAATTTTGTTAAGGTGCCTCTTCTTAAATTCGATGGGACTTAAACATCCTAGGGGGCCGTGAATTCGGATGTGATTATACCAGTGGACATAATCAAATAAGGACAGGTTCAATTGTTTCTGGCTTTCGAATGTTTCTCCATAGACATGAATTAAGATACTAGGAATTGACTAACGCATTTAAAATCTCCCGATAGAATCTCTTATAGAACGCATGATTTCACGGAATGACTGAAGGGCTGCATCAGAATCCCTTTCACGAATAGCCTTAAGCAAAGACTTATGGAAGGGATAACTCTGATCAAAGATATCATTTTTCCCAAATGGTACATTCCAGAACTCGTGGAAGGTATCCCATACGGAGTCTATGATGCTCTCTAACATTGGATTTTTAGATGCTCGATAGATGGCCTGATGAAATTGAGCATCGGCTTGATTGGCCTTGTCCCTTTCATCATTTCAATAAAGTAACATATTCCTTCAGATGAAGGTTCATTTGATTGATGTCAATCCAATTTATAGTTCTTGTCTTACTAAACCTAGTAAAAATTCTCCAAAATCATGTGCTATTACTTGATACACCTGATCATCCAACTTCATTCCAGGCACATAAGATACTACCTTAGGCTCCCCATTTTCATCTAGCTTGTTAAAATCCAAGCAGAATAACTCATCCCCTCCAGTGTCATAAATAACGAGGAGATCATTAGGTAGTCCTGTTTCTTTGCGTTCGGTTAATGTAAACCAAATTGCATCGGGGACAGAAGAATTTTCAAAGTCATCTTTGAGAATTCCATAAATCTCTTGTGCTCCAAAGTTCCCAGCTCCCAAAGTTTTCAAGAAATCCAAATAAAGACCAGTAAACTTTAAACCTAACTTTCCTTCAGCCATTTTAATTAAACCATTTGTGCGCCCTCCAACAAAATCAGCCATGTCTTCATTACTTAAAATAATTTCTTTCGCTTTTTGGTAAGTTTCAATACTCATTTTTCTCCTCCTGCCTTTTCCCGCGCTCTGTTTTTCCAGTAACTATTTCTCCATTTGTTAAATTCAGCTCTATTTATTCCAGAAGGTATGGTGTTAGGGTTAATATGAATGATCAGGCTATTATCTTTGTGAAAAGTATGTGTGACCTCAGCTATAGCACTTTCATTTCTCTGTGTCATATGGTGTAGATTAATAGATTTTCCGTCTGGTCCAAGTGGCGCTAAACCTTTCTTCATTCTCTCAAAGTTTGTCCTACCACGTGCGTCTTTTGTATTTAAGTTTATAATATCGTCTCTCTGATAAACCTTCACATTTTTAAATTCAGTTGTTTTATTCCAATATTGAAATCCATTAGGAGTCGCCTTGCGCACTCCTTCTACAACCTCATCACCATTTTTTACAACACTACTAACACCCTTAGCACCTTTCCCTACTACCTTTACAAATCCACCGCCTACAACAGAGGCAGCCAACAACGCCCGCTCCCAGCCTTCATACTCCACACCCGTGATCAAATTCTCACCAGTATTCGTCTCAATAGCCGCTTTGACATTCCCAACAATCGGAATAAAATCAAGCACAAAGGATGCCGTCTTCTTCCACCAGGTCACATCCTCTTTCGAAGCATCCGACGAAGGCGCCATCATGTCTTCCCTTGTACATACCCCTTCTGACGTGAATTCATACCCCAGTGATACAGGAGCCATCCTCTTCTGTTCCGAAATAAACCCATCTACTTCATCCGGAGGAACGACCTTCGCATTCGTCGCTAGATTGATAGATGCCCCATTCATATTCGATTGAAGCTGACCCGCTTGATAGCTTCCTATGCTAATATCCCCGGCCTCAAACTGCGAAGAAATCGATTCTATGTATTGATTCATGGTCGATAAGCTTTGCCTCAGCTCTGCCAACTGGCTCGACTCCGTCTGATCAAACTCATGCAGCCGTTCCACCGTCTCGTCCTTCTTGTTCCATGCCTGTTGAATTTCCTGCAAAAACTTACTATCGTCAATAGACGGCAATGCCACGATGTCCTGAACACTGCCAACGACCTGGTTGACTTCCTGAATGATCTCCGTCGTGACGGTGCTTGCCTTATGTAATCCCGCTTCCACTTCTTGTTCCAGAAAATCTTCCCGAATCACGCCATCAGAATCCGGCTCGAACTCATGCAGAGAAGTCAGCATCTTACGGATCGCATCTTCATATTGCGAAAGGAATTGTTCCAAATAGCTCAAAAACGGCAGGTGCGCTTCCTGGTAAAACGTTCGAATCGCTTCCCCGCCTTGCCCGCGAAGCGAGTCTTCCAAATGAATGATTGTCTTTATACTGACCTTCACTTGATGAATCGAGTTTCTCAACTGATCCAGCGTATGTATCGTTTCTTCTCCACCCTTTTGGAGATCCGAAACATCCAGCACCTTCATGTAAAACAACCTCTTTCCAAATTCGTTACATCAAGTATATAGAATTTTTTACCAGAAGGAAATACATGTATTCGAAACTTCGTATAAATGGCTGAAAGGTGGTCATAAAAGTGAAACTTATTACCCTATAATACCCACCGCCCGCTCAGGCTCAGGCTCACCCTCAAACACTACTACCGCAGAATTGCAGTAAACCCGTCCCATATCTGAAATTGCCTCCTCCAACAGCGCATACAATTCAAATCACTTTTAACAAACTGCACCTCGACTTCTTCACTCAGATCATGATGGTAGTATAGAATGGAACCGTACATCAATGGAATTTCTTAATTTTTGGAGGTTTTGCTAGCATATTTACAATCTCATACAATAATATCTTTCTCAGTTTTGAATTATGACAACTAGAGTAAGACCTGAGTAGGATGCTTAATAAAAAAAGTACACTACCTGTTATGAGAAGTAGTGTACTTAAGTGTTCACTAATACAATAGTTTATTGTTTATAATTTTTTATCGCTTGCCTATACCAGTCATTCCCCTCACAATCATCAATCACTATGGCCGGAAAATCCTCCACTTCCAATTTCCGTACAGCTTCCGTTCCAAGGTCTTCATATGCAATCATCTCTACACTCTTAATAGACCGTGAAATCAATGCAGCGGATCCCCCTACAGCTCCAAAATAGACAGCTTTATTTTTCTTGAGGGAATCAATAACCGATTGATTTCGGTACCCTTTCCCAATCATTCCCTTCAACCCTAAGTCTAATAGTGCGGGAGCATATCTATCCATACGACTACTCGTTGTAGGCCCCGCCGAACCAATAACCTTACCGGGTTTAGCAGGTGTTGGGCCCACATAATAGATCACTTGATCTTTTATTTCAAATGGAAGTTCTTCTCCTTTTTCAAGCTGCTCGACCATACGTTTATGTGCTGCGTCTCGTGCTGTATAGATCGTTCCACTAATGGCTACTTGATCACCAGCTTTTAAAGTAGTAACTGTATGTTCATCTGTAAAAGGAACTGAAATTCGTTGCCTAGACATAGAAAACCTCCACTAAAGGATCACTTTTTTATGACGACTTGCATGACAATTTAAATTAACAGCTACAGGAAGAGCAGCGATATGAGAAGCACCTAATTCAACCTTCACATCTATTGCTGTTGTAGTTCCCCCCATACCTTGAGGACCAATACCCAATTGATTCACTTCCTCCATTAATTCTTTTTCTAGCTTGGCTGCTTCATCCCATGGATTTCTCTCCCCAACAGGTCTAAACAATGATTTCTTGGCTAAATACGCGCACATCTCAAAATTCCCGCCGATTCCTACTCCAACGACTAGTGGAGGACAAGCATTAGGACCGGCAATTTGAATCGTTTCAAAGATGAATTTCTTAATCCCATCCAGCCCGTCACTTGGCTTAAGCATTTGCAGGCGACTCATATTTTCTGCACCGCCCCCTTTTGCTGTCATATGGATCGTTAGACTATCCCCTTGAACTAGCTCAATATGAATAATTGATGGGGTATTGTCTCCCGTATTTTTACGGTTAATCGGGTCATCTACAATTGAATAACGAAGATATCCTTCCTCATACCCCATACGAACACCTTCATTAATCGCCTCTTGCAAACTGCCCCCAACGATATGACAATCTTGCCCTAGTTCCACCAGAAAAACGGATACGCCCGTATCCTGGCACATAGGTACGCGTTCGGAAGAGGCAACGTTGGCATTCTCAATTAA comes from the Halobacillus shinanisalinarum genome and includes:
- a CDS encoding IS3 family transposase, which encodes MPSILIHVYGETFESQKQLNLSLFDYVHWYNHIRIHGPLGCLSPIEFKKRHLNKIV
- a CDS encoding SMI1/KNR4 family protein, with protein sequence MSIETYQKAKEIILSNEDMADFVGGRTNGLIKMAEGKLGLKFTGLYLDFLKTLGAGNFGAQEIYGILKDDFENSSVPDAIWFTLTERKETGLPNDLLVIYDTGGDELFCLDFNKLDENGEPKVVSYVPGMKLDDQVYQVIAHDFGEFLLGLVRQEL
- a CDS encoding T7SS effector LXG polymorphic toxin, which codes for MKVLDVSDLQKGGEETIHTLDQLRNSIHQVKVSIKTIIHLEDSLRGQGGEAIRTFYQEAHLPFLSYLEQFLSQYEDAIRKMLTSLHEFEPDSDGVIREDFLEQEVEAGLHKASTVTTEIIQEVNQVVGSVQDIVALPSIDDSKFLQEIQQAWNKKDETVERLHEFDQTESSQLAELRQSLSTMNQYIESISSQFEAGDISIGSYQAGQLQSNMNGASINLATNAKVVPPDEVDGFISEQKRMAPVSLGYEFTSEGVCTREDMMAPSSDASKEDVTWWKKTASFVLDFIPIVGNVKAAIETNTGENLITGVEYEGWERALLAASVVGGGFVKVVGKGAKGVSSVVKNGDEVVEGVRKATPNGFQYWNKTTEFKNVKVYQRDDIINLNTKDARGRTNFERMKKGLAPLGPDGKSINLHHMTQRNESAIAEVTHTFHKDNSLIIHINPNTIPSGINRAEFNKWRNSYWKNRAREKAGGEK
- a CDS encoding Fe-S-containing hydro-lyase; the encoded protein is MSRQRISVPFTDEHTVTTLKAGDQVAISGTIYTARDAAHKRMVEQLEKGEELPFEIKDQVIYYVGPTPAKPGKVIGSAGPTTSSRMDRYAPALLDLGLKGMIGKGYRNQSVIDSLKKNKAVYFGAVGGSAALISRSIKSVEMIAYEDLGTEAVRKLEVEDFPAIVIDDCEGNDWYRQAIKNYKQ
- a CDS encoding fumarate hydratase, which translates into the protein MYLKEIKYQDIVTHVSSMCEEANFELGEDVLNAFQSAVDKEKSPMGKEVLNQLIENANVASSERVPMCQDTGVSVFLVELGQDCHIVGGSLQEAINEGVRMGYEEGYLRYSIVDDPINRKNTGDNTPSIIHIELVQGDSLTIHMTAKGGGAENMSRLQMLKPSDGLDGIKKFIFETIQIAGPNACPPLVVGVGIGGNFEMCAYLAKKSLFRPVGERNPWDEAAKLEKELMEEVNQLGIGPQGMGGTTTAIDVKVELGASHIAALPVAVNLNCHASRHKKVIL